In one window of Duganella dendranthematis DNA:
- the flgK gene encoding flagellar hook-associated protein FlgK, with product MSSLLSIGKSGLLAAQVGLATTGNNITNANTAGYNRQVAIQGDTGTQYQGFGYVGTGTEIQAVRRYYDNFLATSLRGAEANQASLDAYSGQISQIDNLLADPTAGLSPALQDFFSGVQDATANPASAAARQSLLSNAQSLASRFQDMSAKLTEISSGVNSTITSSVNEINSYATQIAAINNTIAGLTTDQAAPNDLLDKRDQMLTELNKLVKVSVTPGDNNMLNVQFGTGQPLVVGNQPFQLTTSTSPTDVSRVTIGYQSSNGNFSALPDSAFTGGQMGGLMEFRNGALDKAQNALGQVAASLATAFNAQHVLGQDQNGDLGTNFFNPIQAYVGTNTHNSPASTADVTAVVTDGSALTASDYSVDYDGTNYNVTRKSDGQVTAVTGSPQEIDGVTYTFSGTPQQNDNFLVRPTYNAATSLSVAITDTTKIALAAPIATAAATANAGNAKISAGSVDKNYLTPGNALTAPATLTFDSASGTLSGFPAGQDVTVTVNGTPTVYPAGTPVPYTDGANISFGGVNFAISGTPVDKDTFTVGPNTSGVGDSRNGALLAGLQTKNVMNNGTATFQTSYAQMVNFVGTKAREAQISSTAADASVKQATAAQQSVSGVNLDEEAANLLRYQQAYQASGKVMQVASQLFDTLLSIGN from the coding sequence ATGTCCAGTCTTCTCAGCATCGGTAAAAGCGGTTTGTTGGCTGCCCAGGTCGGTTTAGCGACCACCGGCAACAACATCACCAACGCCAATACGGCCGGCTACAACCGCCAGGTGGCCATCCAGGGCGATACCGGTACCCAGTACCAGGGCTTCGGCTACGTGGGCACGGGTACCGAAATCCAGGCTGTGCGCCGCTATTACGATAACTTCCTGGCCACTTCGCTGCGCGGCGCCGAGGCCAACCAGGCGTCGCTGGACGCCTATAGCGGCCAGATCAGCCAGATCGACAATCTGCTGGCCGATCCGACCGCCGGCCTGTCGCCGGCGCTGCAGGACTTCTTCAGCGGTGTGCAGGACGCCACCGCCAATCCGGCCTCGGCCGCCGCGCGCCAGTCGCTGCTATCGAACGCGCAGTCACTGGCGTCGCGCTTCCAGGACATGAGCGCCAAGCTGACCGAGATCAGCTCCGGCGTCAATTCGACAATCACGTCCAGTGTCAACGAAATCAATTCCTACGCCACGCAGATCGCCGCGATCAACAACACCATCGCCGGCCTGACCACCGACCAGGCCGCGCCGAACGACCTGTTGGACAAGCGCGACCAGATGCTGACCGAGCTGAACAAGCTGGTCAAAGTCAGTGTGACGCCGGGCGACAACAATATGCTCAATGTGCAGTTCGGCACCGGCCAGCCGCTGGTGGTGGGCAACCAGCCGTTCCAGCTGACCACGTCCACCTCGCCGACGGATGTCAGCCGGGTGACGATCGGCTACCAGTCGTCCAATGGCAACTTCAGCGCGCTGCCGGACAGCGCTTTCACCGGCGGCCAGATGGGCGGCCTGATGGAGTTCCGCAACGGCGCGCTGGACAAGGCGCAAAACGCGCTGGGACAGGTGGCGGCCAGCCTGGCCACCGCCTTCAACGCCCAGCACGTGCTGGGGCAGGACCAGAACGGCGACCTGGGCACCAATTTCTTCAACCCGATTCAGGCCTATGTCGGCACCAACACGCACAACTCGCCGGCCAGCACGGCGGACGTGACGGCGGTGGTGACCGATGGCTCGGCGCTGACCGCCAGCGATTACAGCGTCGATTACGACGGCACCAATTACAACGTCACCCGCAAGAGCGACGGCCAGGTGACGGCGGTGACCGGCTCGCCGCAGGAAATCGACGGCGTCACCTACACCTTCAGCGGCACGCCGCAGCAGAACGATAACTTCCTGGTGCGGCCGACCTACAACGCCGCCACCAGCCTGTCGGTGGCGATCACCGACACCACCAAGATCGCGCTGGCGGCGCCGATCGCCACCGCTGCCGCGACCGCCAACGCCGGCAACGCCAAGATCAGCGCCGGTAGCGTCGACAAGAATTACCTGACGCCTGGCAATGCGCTGACGGCGCCCGCCACGCTGACCTTCGACAGCGCCAGCGGCACCTTGTCCGGCTTCCCGGCCGGCCAGGATGTGACGGTCACCGTGAACGGCACGCCGACCGTGTACCCGGCCGGCACGCCGGTGCCGTATACCGACGGCGCCAACATCAGCTTTGGCGGCGTCAACTTCGCCATCAGCGGCACGCCGGTCGACAAGGACACCTTCACGGTCGGCCCCAACACCAGCGGCGTCGGCGACAGCCGTAACGGTGCGCTGCTGGCCGGCCTGCAGACCAAGAACGTGATGAACAACGGCACCGCCACCTTCCAGACCAGCTACGCGCAGATGGTCAACTTCGTCGGCACCAAGGCGCGTGAGGCGCAGATCAGCAGCACCGCCGCCGATGCGTCGGTCAAGCAGGCCACCGCCGCGCAGCAAAGCGTGTCGGGGGTTAATCTGGATGAGGAAGCGGCCAATCTGCTGCGCTACCAGCAGGCTTACCAGGCCAGCGGCAAGGTGATGCAGGTGGCCAGCCAGTTATTTGATACTTTGCTCAGCATCGGCAATTAA
- the flgJ gene encoding flagellar assembly peptidoglycan hydrolase FlgJ — protein MTSPTSTNTDLSGKFALDVRDMGSLKQSARAGSPAALKTAATQFEAMFVNMMMKSMREATPQDGLTDSAQTKMFQTMQDQQTSQSIAKKGIGLADMLVRQLNKQTEAQALALSGEAADSSSGANAGSFAGVASLMDAKLQRAIAAAGGNAAATTSATTSTDATSSNKGSQAPHVRSFQEKLASHAEEASKATGIPAKFMLGQAALESGWGKREIKGRDGTNSHNLFGIKASADWKGKVVEATTTEYVNGKAQTKVERFRAYDSYADSFKDYGKLLASNPRYEKVLASAGDASSFAQGLQKAGYATDPNYASKLTSIIKRSLAG, from the coding sequence ATGACCAGTCCAACTTCGACCAATACCGACCTGAGCGGCAAGTTTGCGCTGGATGTGCGCGATATGGGCAGCCTCAAGCAGTCGGCCCGCGCCGGCAGCCCGGCCGCGCTGAAGACCGCCGCCACCCAGTTCGAAGCCATGTTCGTCAACATGATGATGAAGAGCATGCGCGAGGCGACGCCGCAGGATGGCCTGACGGACAGCGCGCAGACCAAGATGTTCCAGACCATGCAGGACCAGCAGACCAGCCAGAGTATCGCCAAGAAGGGCATCGGCCTGGCCGATATGCTGGTGCGCCAGCTCAACAAGCAGACCGAAGCGCAAGCGCTGGCGCTCAGCGGCGAGGCGGCCGACAGCAGCAGCGGCGCCAACGCCGGCAGCTTTGCCGGCGTGGCCAGCCTGATGGACGCCAAGCTGCAACGGGCGATCGCCGCCGCCGGCGGCAATGCCGCCGCCACCACGAGCGCCACCACCAGCACCGACGCCACCAGCAGCAATAAAGGTTCGCAGGCGCCGCATGTGCGCAGCTTCCAGGAGAAACTGGCGTCGCACGCGGAAGAGGCCAGCAAGGCCACCGGCATTCCGGCCAAGTTCATGCTGGGCCAGGCGGCGCTGGAGTCGGGCTGGGGCAAGCGCGAGATCAAGGGCCGCGACGGCACCAACAGCCACAACCTGTTCGGCATCAAGGCCAGCGCCGACTGGAAGGGCAAGGTGGTCGAGGCCACCACCACCGAATACGTCAACGGCAAGGCGCAGACCAAGGTCGAGCGCTTCCGCGCCTATGACAGTTATGCCGATAGTTTCAAGGATTACGGGAAATTGCTTGCGAGTAACCCCCGCTATGAAAAAGTCTTGGCCAGCGCAGGCGACGCCAGCAGCTTTGCCCAGGGCTTGCAGAAGGCCGGCTACGCTACCGATCCGAATTACGCCTCCAAGCTGACCAGCATCATCAAGCGCTCGCTGGCCGGCTAA
- a CDS encoding flagellar basal body P-ring protein FlgI: protein MKTPLKAAILVCLALLSPLTQAERIKDLASIAGVRNNQLLGYGLVVGLDGSGDQTTQTPFTVQSVVSMLQQLGVNLPQGGTQLQLKNVAAVMVTATLPPFAQPGQQLDITVSSMGNAKSLRGGTLLMTPLKGADGQVYGMAQGNVLVGGVGVQAGGGGGGGSSLTVNHLSVGKISGGATVERAVASNLGEGNMIKLELNSADFATASRVVEAINDKYGAGIAYALDSRVIRVQAPSSSDQRVTFIGTLQDMQVNPAEQQAKVIMNARTGSVVMNRAVTLDTCAISHGNLSVSVNADTSVSQPNPLSGGRTVVTQNPQVGIKADGGKVMLVKGGASLADVVKALNAIGATPQDLLSILQAMKAAGSLHAELEII from the coding sequence ATGAAAACTCCACTCAAAGCCGCCATCCTGGTCTGCCTGGCGTTGTTATCGCCGCTGACCCAGGCCGAGCGCATCAAGGATCTGGCCAGCATCGCCGGGGTGCGGAACAACCAATTGCTGGGCTATGGCCTGGTGGTCGGCCTCGACGGTTCGGGCGACCAGACCACGCAGACGCCGTTCACCGTGCAAAGCGTGGTGTCGATGTTGCAGCAACTGGGCGTCAACCTGCCGCAGGGCGGCACGCAGTTGCAGCTGAAAAACGTCGCCGCCGTGATGGTCACGGCCACGCTGCCGCCGTTTGCGCAGCCGGGGCAGCAGCTGGACATCACCGTGTCGTCGATGGGGAACGCCAAGAGCCTGCGCGGCGGCACGCTGCTGATGACGCCGCTGAAAGGCGCCGACGGCCAGGTGTATGGCATGGCGCAGGGCAATGTGCTGGTCGGCGGCGTCGGCGTGCAAGCCGGCGGCGGTGGGGGCGGCGGCAGTTCGCTGACCGTCAACCACCTGAGCGTGGGCAAGATTTCCGGCGGTGCAACGGTTGAGCGCGCTGTCGCTTCCAACTTGGGCGAAGGCAATATGATCAAGCTGGAACTCAACAGCGCCGACTTCGCCACCGCCAGCCGCGTGGTCGAAGCCATCAATGACAAATACGGCGCCGGCATCGCCTACGCGCTGGACAGCCGCGTGATCCGCGTGCAGGCGCCTAGCAGCAGCGACCAGCGCGTGACCTTCATCGGCACGCTACAGGACATGCAAGTCAATCCGGCCGAGCAGCAGGCCAAGGTGATCATGAACGCCCGCACCGGCTCGGTGGTGATGAACCGCGCCGTGACGCTGGATACGTGCGCCATTTCCCACGGTAATCTGTCAGTATCGGTCAACGCCGATACTTCAGTCAGCCAGCCGAACCCGTTGTCGGGCGGCCGCACGGTGGTCACGCAGAACCCGCAGGTCGGCATCAAGGCCGATGGCGGCAAGGTGATGCTGGTCAAGGGCGGCGCGTCGCTGGCCGATGTGGTCAAGGCGCTTAACGCCATCGGCGCGACGCCGCAGGACCTGCTGTCGATCTTGCAGGCGATGAAGGCGGCAGGTTCGCTGCACGCCGAACTGGAAATCATTTAA
- a CDS encoding flagellar basal body L-ring protein FlgH, giving the protein MKYAIPFVAVVAAALLSACASTPTSIVSAPMTARPLTTEQMQAVPNNGAIYQPAAFRPVFEDRRARHVGDVLTLVITERTSANKAGTATGNKSGSVSATLPGKLSSTFGNPLTAATTNTYTDGDNQTASNAFTGTMGITVVEVLGNGNLIVAGEKQIGMNKGTEYIRFSGMINPDSIATGNTVQSTAVADARVEYRTANHIDRAELSSMASRFFQSLLPF; this is encoded by the coding sequence ATGAAATACGCCATCCCCTTTGTTGCTGTTGTTGCCGCCGCTCTGTTGAGCGCTTGCGCTTCGACGCCGACCTCGATCGTCAGCGCGCCGATGACCGCGCGTCCGCTGACCACCGAGCAGATGCAGGCAGTGCCGAACAACGGCGCCATCTACCAGCCGGCCGCGTTCCGTCCGGTATTCGAAGACCGCCGCGCGCGCCATGTGGGCGATGTGCTGACGCTGGTGATCACCGAGCGCACCTCGGCCAACAAGGCTGGCACCGCCACCGGCAACAAGTCGGGCAGCGTCAGCGCCACCTTGCCTGGCAAGCTGAGCAGCACCTTCGGCAATCCATTGACTGCCGCCACCACCAACACCTACACCGACGGCGACAACCAGACCGCCAGCAACGCCTTCACCGGCACCATGGGCATCACGGTGGTGGAAGTGCTGGGCAACGGCAACCTGATCGTCGCCGGCGAAAAGCAGATCGGCATGAACAAGGGCACGGAATACATCCGCTTCTCCGGCATGATCAATCCGGACAGCATCGCCACCGGCAACACTGTGCAGTCGACCGCCGTGGCCGACGCCCGCGTCGAGTACCGCACCGCCAACCATATCGACCGCGCCGAGCTGTCGTCGATGGCGTCGCGCTTCTTCCAAAGCTTGCTGCCTTTCTGA
- the flgG gene encoding flagellar basal-body rod protein FlgG: MIRSLWIAKTGMEAQQTQMDVTSHNLANVSTNGFKKSRAVFEDLLYQNIRQPGAQSSQQTNLPSGMQLGTGVRTVAIERIHTQGNPQSTGNDKDIMVNGSGFFTVLLPDGTTAYTRDGSFQRDQNGQMVTSEGFALQPAITIPITAQSITVARDGTVSVNIANTNGATTTQQLGSLQLATFINPTGLESKGENLYVETTASGAPQQNTPGSNGTGTILQGYVETSNVNVVEEMVNMIQTQRAYEINSKAITTSDQMLQKLSQM; the protein is encoded by the coding sequence ATGATACGTTCGTTATGGATCGCCAAGACTGGCATGGAAGCGCAGCAGACGCAGATGGACGTGACGTCCCATAATCTGGCCAACGTCAGCACCAACGGTTTCAAGAAGTCACGCGCCGTCTTCGAAGATCTGCTGTACCAGAATATCCGCCAGCCGGGTGCGCAATCGTCGCAGCAGACCAATCTGCCGTCCGGCATGCAGCTCGGTACCGGTGTGCGCACCGTCGCCATCGAGCGCATCCACACTCAGGGCAATCCGCAGTCGACCGGCAACGATAAAGACATCATGGTCAACGGCAGCGGCTTCTTCACCGTGCTGCTGCCGGACGGCACCACCGCCTACACCCGCGACGGCTCGTTCCAGCGCGACCAGAACGGCCAGATGGTGACTTCGGAAGGCTTCGCGCTGCAACCGGCCATCACCATCCCGATCACCGCGCAATCGATCACCGTGGCGCGCGACGGCACCGTCTCGGTCAACATCGCCAACACCAACGGCGCCACCACCACCCAGCAGCTGGGCAGTTTGCAGCTGGCCACTTTCATCAACCCGACCGGGCTGGAATCGAAGGGCGAGAACCTGTACGTGGAAACCACCGCTTCCGGCGCGCCGCAGCAGAACACGCCGGGCAGCAACGGCACCGGCACGATCTTGCAAGGCTATGTGGAAACCTCCAACGTCAACGTGGTGGAGGAGATGGTCAATATGATCCAGACCCAGCGCGCCTACGAGATCAATTCCAAGGCCATTACCACCTCCGACCAGATGCTGCAAAAACTGTCGCAGATGTAA
- the flgF gene encoding flagellar basal-body rod protein FlgF produces MDRLVYTAMTGARHVMEQQATVSNNLANATTTGFRAQLDTFRAVPVVSEGLPTRAFVVDSTVGTDFRSGPIETTGRALDIAIRDQGMIAVQSADGSEAYTRNGSLKVTENGILQTTSGQNVIGDGGPIAVPPDTKITISSDGTVSVNDDNYAPGPANVLGRIKLVNPDTKTLLRGDDGLFRQADGTPAQNDPTVRVVDGAVEGSNVNPVDSMVNMISLARQFEMQMSLMKNAENNAAKATQILALS; encoded by the coding sequence ATGGACCGTCTCGTCTACACCGCGATGACCGGGGCCCGCCACGTGATGGAGCAGCAAGCCACCGTGTCGAACAACCTGGCCAACGCCACCACCACCGGCTTTCGCGCCCAGCTCGATACGTTCCGGGCGGTGCCGGTGGTGTCCGAGGGCTTGCCCACGCGCGCCTTTGTGGTCGACTCCACGGTCGGCACGGACTTCCGTTCCGGCCCGATCGAGACCACCGGCCGCGCGCTGGACATCGCCATCCGCGACCAGGGCATGATCGCGGTGCAGTCGGCGGACGGTTCCGAAGCCTATACCCGCAACGGCAGCCTGAAAGTCACCGAAAACGGCATCCTGCAAACCACCAGCGGGCAGAACGTGATCGGTGACGGCGGGCCCATCGCGGTGCCGCCGGACACCAAGATCACCATCTCCAGCGACGGCACGGTGAGCGTCAACGACGACAACTACGCGCCTGGCCCGGCCAATGTGCTGGGCCGCATCAAGCTGGTCAATCCGGACACCAAGACGCTGCTGCGCGGCGATGACGGTCTGTTCCGCCAGGCCGACGGCACGCCGGCCCAGAACGACCCGACCGTGCGGGTGGTCGACGGCGCGGTCGAGGGCAGCAACGTCAATCCGGTCGATTCCATGGTCAACATGATCAGTCTGGCAAGGCAGTTCGAAATGCAAATGAGCCTGATGAAGAACGCCGAGAATAACGCCGCAAAAGCCACCCAGATCCTCGCTTTGAGTTGA
- a CDS encoding flagellar hook protein FlgE, whose amino-acid sequence MFQQGLSGLNAASKSLDVIGNNIANASTVGFKASQAQFADLYANSLNGVSGNNAGIGVTVSKLAQQFTQGNIETSSNPLDVAINGGGFFRLVVNGAVEYSRNGQFHEDASHTLVNAQGAQLTGYLSNTAGVIQLGSPVPLTLDKSDLTPVETTEANFQLNLSSAEKVPATIPFDATDPTSYNKQTVLNVYDSLGTAHIMTTYYVKTDANTWDVYAAADNKEVVSASVAAAVNSNADVVAARTAYNAAVQATPPDADAIAQAAGAYAAVAYQTMFDAAQVAPAAASQAQLDALTAAYTALDPSGSQSITGKTPDQINALLGAAITVPAVKAGTLLFTKNGALDPQAMAQLDPPQTLPFQIQLPIFPDTGAQEPMTVATTFDKTTQYGSVTNDLGSTQNGYSAGSWQRYSIDENGVILGQYSNGKSRAMGQIAMANFASVDGLTPLGNNAWAESSSSGPPTIGVPNAGSMGSLRSSAVETSNTDLTAELVNMITAQRVYQANAQTIKTEDSILQTLVNLR is encoded by the coding sequence ATGTTCCAACAAGGACTGAGCGGCTTGAATGCTGCATCCAAATCGCTGGACGTCATTGGCAACAACATTGCCAATGCCAGCACGGTGGGTTTCAAGGCATCGCAAGCGCAGTTTGCCGACTTGTACGCCAACTCGCTGAACGGCGTGTCCGGCAACAACGCCGGTATTGGTGTGACGGTGTCGAAACTGGCGCAGCAATTCACGCAGGGTAATATCGAGACCAGCAGCAATCCGCTGGACGTGGCGATCAATGGCGGCGGTTTCTTCCGCCTGGTGGTCAACGGCGCGGTGGAATACTCGCGTAACGGCCAGTTCCACGAGGACGCAAGCCACACACTGGTCAACGCCCAGGGCGCACAGCTGACCGGTTATCTGTCCAACACGGCCGGCGTGATCCAGCTCGGTTCGCCAGTGCCGCTGACCTTGGACAAGTCCGACCTGACGCCGGTGGAAACCACCGAAGCCAACTTCCAGCTGAACCTGAGCTCGGCGGAAAAAGTGCCGGCCACGATTCCGTTCGACGCCACCGATCCGACCAGCTACAACAAGCAGACCGTGCTGAACGTGTACGATTCGCTGGGTACGGCGCACATCATGACGACTTATTACGTCAAGACCGACGCCAACACCTGGGATGTGTACGCCGCCGCCGACAACAAGGAAGTGGTGTCGGCCAGTGTGGCCGCCGCCGTCAACAGCAATGCCGATGTGGTGGCCGCCCGTACCGCATATAACGCCGCGGTCCAAGCTACCCCGCCGGATGCCGACGCCATCGCCCAGGCCGCAGGCGCCTATGCTGCCGTGGCTTACCAGACCATGTTTGATGCGGCCCAAGTGGCGCCAGCCGCCGCCAGCCAGGCTCAGCTGGATGCGCTGACCGCCGCCTACACCGCGCTGGACCCGAGCGGCAGCCAGTCGATCACCGGCAAGACGCCGGACCAGATCAATGCCCTGCTGGGCGCCGCCATCACGGTGCCGGCGGTCAAGGCCGGCACGCTGCTGTTCACCAAGAACGGCGCGCTGGACCCGCAAGCCATGGCGCAGCTGGACCCGCCACAAACGCTGCCATTCCAGATCCAGCTGCCAATCTTCCCGGACACCGGCGCGCAAGAGCCGATGACGGTCGCCACCACCTTCGACAAGACCACCCAGTACGGCAGCGTGACCAACGACCTGGGCTCGACCCAGAACGGTTACTCGGCCGGTTCCTGGCAGCGTTATTCGATCGACGAGAACGGGGTGATCCTGGGCCAGTACAGCAACGGCAAGTCGCGCGCCATGGGCCAGATCGCCATGGCCAACTTCGCCAGCGTCGACGGCCTGACGCCGCTGGGCAACAATGCCTGGGCGGAAAGCTCGTCGTCGGGTCCGCCAACTATCGGCGTGCCGAACGCGGGCTCGATGGGCTCGCTGCGGTCGTCGGCGGTGGAGACTTCCAACACCGACCTGACGGCCGAACTGGTCAACATGATCACCGCGCAGCGCGTCTACCAGGCCAATGCGCAGACCATCAAGACCGAGGACTCGATCCTGCAAACGCTGGTCAATCTGCGTTAA
- a CDS encoding flagellar hook assembly protein FlgD: MTISGIIDTPAAVNSTPTTTTTTSTDSVQADQDKFMKLLVTQLQNQDPLNPMDNAAMTSQLAQLSTVTGINKVNATLESLRSDIASSQSQSAISMIGKGVLVEGKGIELATSTADDGTKTSSSVFGIDLASAAQSVTIAIQDSTGKTVRTMAMTNADVGTYPITWDGTQDDKTAAPAGKYTFTVTATSGGSTLTDATPLQLAAVASVSTGSGGVKLNTSLGQFAMSDVKEVL; this comes from the coding sequence ATGACCATTAGCGGCATCATCGACACGCCGGCGGCGGTAAACAGTACTCCGACCACCACGACCACCACCTCGACCGACAGCGTGCAGGCGGACCAGGACAAGTTCATGAAGCTGCTGGTGACCCAGCTGCAGAACCAGGATCCGCTGAATCCGATGGACAACGCGGCCATGACCAGCCAGCTGGCCCAGCTGTCGACCGTGACCGGCATCAACAAGGTCAACGCCACGCTGGAATCGCTGCGCTCCGATATCGCCAGTTCGCAGTCGCAAAGCGCGATCAGCATGATCGGCAAGGGCGTGCTGGTGGAGGGCAAGGGCATCGAACTGGCGACCAGCACCGCCGACGACGGCACCAAGACCAGCTCCAGCGTGTTCGGCATCGATCTGGCCTCGGCGGCGCAGAGCGTCACCATCGCGATCCAGGACAGCACCGGCAAGACGGTGCGCACCATGGCCATGACCAATGCCGACGTCGGCACCTATCCGATCACCTGGGACGGCACCCAGGACGACAAAACCGCGGCGCCGGCCGGCAAGTACACCTTTACCGTCACCGCCACCAGCGGCGGCAGCACGCTGACCGACGCCACGCCATTGCAACTGGCGGCGGTGGCCAGCGTGTCGACCGGCAGCGGCGGCGTCAAATTGAATACCTCGCTCGGGCAGTTCGCCATGAGCGATGTCAAAGAAGTTCTGTAA
- the flgC gene encoding flagellar basal body rod protein FlgC, with protein sequence MSLFNIFNVSGSAMSAQSQRLNVVASNLANADSATSATGEAYRARQVVFEAQTPTNGGASTGVRVKQVVEDQSPMKMMYDPKHPGADENGYVTMPNVNVVDEMVNMMSASRSYQNNVETMNTAKTLLLKTLTIGQN encoded by the coding sequence ATGTCACTGTTTAATATTTTTAATGTTTCCGGTTCGGCCATGAGCGCGCAGTCGCAGCGGCTGAACGTGGTGGCCTCCAATCTGGCCAATGCCGACAGCGCCACCAGCGCCACTGGCGAAGCCTACCGCGCGCGCCAAGTGGTGTTCGAGGCGCAGACGCCAACCAATGGCGGCGCCTCCACCGGCGTGCGCGTCAAGCAGGTGGTGGAAGACCAGTCGCCGATGAAGATGATGTACGACCCCAAGCATCCGGGCGCCGACGAAAACGGCTACGTCACCATGCCGAACGTCAATGTCGTGGACGAGATGGTCAACATGATGTCGGCCTCGCGCTCCTACCAGAACAATGTGGAAACCATGAATACGGCGAAAACGCTGCTGTTGAAAACCCTGACCATCGGTCAAAACTAA
- the flgB gene encoding flagellar basal body rod protein FlgB, giving the protein MLGSKLDDYMRFNETALSLRSTRQSVLASNIANADTPNYKARDIDFSATMQAALDKANPNAQQSLATTAVKHYPNPLQDAGTLADGTPLLYRGVIQGAVDGNTVDMDVERNQFADNAIRYEAGITAINGQIKSMLAAIQSGS; this is encoded by the coding sequence ATGCTCGGCAGCAAGTTAGACGATTACATGCGCTTTAATGAAACGGCACTGAGCCTGCGTTCCACGCGCCAGTCGGTGCTCGCCTCCAATATTGCCAACGCGGACACGCCGAATTACAAGGCGCGCGACATCGACTTCAGCGCCACCATGCAGGCCGCGCTGGACAAGGCCAATCCGAACGCCCAGCAATCGTTGGCCACCACCGCCGTCAAGCATTACCCCAACCCTCTGCAAGACGCCGGTACGCTGGCCGACGGCACCCCGCTGCTGTACCGCGGCGTGATCCAGGGCGCGGTGGACGGTAACACGGTGGACATGGACGTCGAGCGCAACCAGTTTGCCGACAACGCCATCCGCTACGAAGCCGGCATCACCGCCATCAACGGCCAGATCAAGTCGATGCTGGCGGCGATCCAGTCAGGGAGCTGA
- the flgA gene encoding flagellar basal body P-ring formation chaperone FlgA — protein MKPRLLLPALLAIALSASAAAQPGRQDIAAIKRTVEQFLQVQAGGLPGQVTVTVGAIDPRMQLAACPDPQAFFMPGARAWGKTTVGVRCATPATWTVYIQANVTVVGEYIAAAAPLVQGQPIDANQLTVLKGDLTMLPAGIATDASQVIGRSASVSLPPGTPLRLDTLRSKPVVQSGQLVRLVSSGSGFSVSAEGRAMSTAGDGQVVQVKTGNGQQITGIAKTGGMVEVAF, from the coding sequence ATGAAACCACGTCTGCTCCTCCCTGCACTGTTAGCCATTGCACTCAGCGCCAGCGCCGCCGCCCAGCCCGGTCGGCAGGACATCGCCGCCATCAAGCGCACGGTCGAACAATTCCTGCAGGTGCAGGCGGGCGGCTTGCCGGGCCAGGTCACGGTCACGGTCGGCGCCATCGATCCGCGCATGCAACTGGCCGCCTGCCCCGATCCGCAAGCTTTCTTCATGCCCGGCGCCCGCGCCTGGGGCAAAACCACGGTCGGCGTGCGCTGTGCGACACCGGCCACGTGGACGGTATATATTCAAGCCAACGTGACCGTGGTGGGCGAATACATCGCCGCCGCCGCCCCGCTGGTGCAGGGCCAGCCAATCGACGCCAACCAGCTGACCGTCCTCAAAGGCGATCTGACAATGTTGCCGGCAGGTATAGCTACCGACGCTAGCCAGGTGATCGGCCGCAGCGCCTCGGTATCGTTGCCCCCAGGCACTCCTTTGCGTCTGGACACGCTGCGCAGCAAGCCGGTGGTGCAGTCCGGCCAGCTGGTGCGGCTGGTGTCGAGCGGCAGCGGTTTCAGCGTGTCGGCCGAGGGCCGCGCCATGAGCACGGCCGGCGACGGCCAGGTGGTACAGGTAAAAACCGGCAATGGGCAACAGATTACCGGCATCGCCAAGACCGGTGGTATGGTCGAGGTGGCATTTTGA
- the flgM gene encoding flagellar biosynthesis anti-sigma factor FlgM produces MKINDTLKSTPGLPSTPAATSSTARGADKAAEAAPSNVASDSVRLSPQGQAMAASSASGANAVFDTKKVERIKLAIADGQFQVNSEKVADGLLDTVKDLLHSRKR; encoded by the coding sequence GTGAAAATTAACGATACATTAAAGAGCACGCCCGGCCTGCCGTCGACGCCTGCTGCAACCAGCTCCACCGCGCGCGGCGCGGACAAGGCAGCGGAAGCGGCGCCGTCGAATGTGGCGTCGGACAGTGTCCGCCTGTCGCCGCAAGGCCAGGCCATGGCGGCCAGTTCGGCCAGCGGCGCCAATGCCGTGTTCGACACCAAAAAAGTCGAGCGCATCAAGTTGGCAATTGCCGATGGCCAGTTCCAGGTCAACTCGGAAAAAGTAGCGGATGGCTTGCTGGATACCGTCAAGGATCTGCTGCACTCAAGAAAACGATAG